One genomic region from Oceanicoccus sp. KOV_DT_Chl encodes:
- a CDS encoding chromate transporter gives MFLPGLLLVAAVLPLWQMIAIKPLALNAVAGVNAAVVGMLAAALYDPVFTAGITSITDCVIAGVAFAGLKLLRLSLLYIVIWCVLASVLALVV, from the coding sequence ATGTTTTTACCCGGCTTATTATTAGTCGCTGCGGTATTACCGTTGTGGCAAATGATTGCGATAAAGCCATTAGCGTTGAATGCAGTTGCGGGTGTTAACGCGGCGGTTGTCGGAATGTTAGCGGCGGCACTTTACGATCCGGTTTTTACTGCGGGGATTACTTCCATAACGGACTGTGTAATCGCCGGTGTGGCTTTTGCTGGCTTGAAGTTGTTGCGACTGTCACTACTCTATATTGTGATTTGGTGTGTGTTAGCCAGTGTGTTAGCGTTAGTTGTGTGA
- a CDS encoding DUF2066 domain-containing protein: protein MFSSRHFFSFIPMIVATLCLCLTASIHAEPVAGLYDVAVPVDSQSSKALSKATVAGLKTVFIRVSGHTNTLEQPQIVAAIRRASSFTRQFRYEQRASPLVDGGEQLYAVIEFEQQLVDAELRQAGLPLWSSNRPTVLLWLVMDDSQGRRSVGVDRDAPTVAAITANARRRGLAIKLPTLDLEDMVAVSTDELWQLTNWRAQSAAERYGTDTVLFGRVSRLTSGELLGSWYFRYDQQQVSFDGDADNINDFIGAALDQVAELLGDQYAVAPVRISDNGLLLRMTGVSDFTAYARAIQYLESVAAIRHANVVAVEGDEIIVRIVADGLLSQLQQAFVLDGRLQQSLGSNYQGDYVLDLDYHWPASTVKTVSQ from the coding sequence TTGTTTTCTAGCCGTCATTTTTTCTCCTTTATACCCATGATAGTGGCGACACTATGTCTATGCCTAACAGCTTCTATCCACGCTGAACCCGTTGCCGGCCTTTATGATGTGGCAGTACCGGTTGATTCTCAATCCAGTAAGGCGCTAAGCAAGGCCACGGTGGCCGGGTTAAAAACAGTCTTTATTCGCGTATCAGGGCATACCAATACATTAGAGCAGCCACAAATCGTTGCAGCTATTCGTCGGGCTAGCAGTTTTACTCGTCAATTTCGTTACGAGCAACGCGCCAGTCCATTAGTGGATGGCGGTGAGCAATTGTATGCAGTGATCGAATTTGAACAGCAGCTGGTGGATGCCGAGTTACGGCAAGCGGGTCTGCCACTGTGGTCCAGTAACCGACCGACGGTGTTGCTGTGGCTGGTGATGGATGACAGTCAGGGACGTCGCTCAGTGGGCGTTGATCGCGATGCTCCGACTGTGGCGGCGATTACCGCTAATGCGCGGCGTAGAGGTTTGGCGATTAAATTACCTACGTTGGATCTTGAGGATATGGTCGCTGTATCTACCGATGAATTGTGGCAGTTAACCAATTGGCGAGCGCAGTCAGCAGCGGAGCGCTATGGTACCGATACTGTGTTATTCGGCAGGGTGAGCCGGCTCACCAGTGGTGAGCTGTTAGGCAGTTGGTATTTTCGCTATGACCAGCAGCAGGTATCTTTTGATGGGGATGCCGATAATATCAATGATTTTATCGGTGCAGCCCTGGATCAGGTGGCAGAGTTATTAGGGGATCAGTATGCGGTAGCACCGGTCAGAATTTCTGATAACGGTTTGTTATTGCGCATGACTGGCGTCAGTGACTTTACTGCTTATGCCCGCGCCATTCAGTATCTGGAATCAGTGGCAGCGATTCGGCATGCTAATGTGGTAGCCGTTGAAGGTGATGAAATTATCGTGCGGATTGTGGCTGATGGCTTATTAAGTCAGTTGCAGCAAGCCTTTGTGCTTGATGGTCGCTTACAGCAATCGTTAGGTTCTAATTATCAGGGCGATTATGTTCTTGATTTAGATTATCACTGGCCCGCGAGTACCGTAAAAACTGTAAGCCAATAA
- the cysC gene encoding adenylyl-sulfate kinase has translation MTEQKATNVYWHEGDVTREDRNKLLNQKGATLWFTGLSGSGKSTVAVALEQALTAKGKLTYRLDGDNIRLGINKNLGFSAEDRTENIRRIGEISKLFVDVGVITLSSFVSPYRADRDLVRDLHEAAGMQFIEVHVDVPLDVAEERDPKGLYKKARAGEIPNFTGISDPYEEPLKPEVVLNSHEMSLEEEVNVLMALLEERGLLSA, from the coding sequence ATGACTGAACAAAAAGCAACCAATGTCTATTGGCATGAGGGTGATGTCACCCGCGAAGACCGTAACAAGTTACTCAATCAAAAAGGCGCCACTTTATGGTTTACCGGTTTGTCCGGCAGCGGTAAAAGCACCGTGGCAGTAGCGTTAGAGCAGGCGCTTACCGCCAAAGGTAAACTGACTTACCGTTTAGATGGCGACAATATTCGTTTAGGTATCAATAAGAACCTGGGCTTTAGCGCCGAAGATCGTACTGAAAATATCCGACGTATTGGCGAGATTTCAAAATTATTTGTCGACGTGGGCGTGATTACTTTGTCCAGCTTTGTTAGCCCCTACCGCGCCGATCGTGATTTGGTACGCGACTTACACGAAGCCGCGGGTATGCAATTTATTGAAGTCCATGTCGATGTGCCGCTGGATGTGGCTGAAGAGCGTGACCCAAAAGGTTTGTACAAAAAAGCCCGGGCGGGTGAGATTCCAAACTTCACCGGTATTTCAGATCCTTATGAAGAGCCATTGAAACCAGAAGTGGTTTTGAATAGCCATGAAATGTCTTTGGAAGAAGAAGTCAATGTATTGATGGCTTTACTAGAAGAGCGCGGTTTATTGTCAGCGTAA
- a CDS encoding AI-2E family transporter: MTDSQRWWGFAIAALAIFLIYLLQPILSPFLVGALLAYLGDPLADRLEARGIGRTLAVSIVFVGLTLVVALMLLLTVPLVGKQLDMLATKLPQWLHQFQQTVLPWAQQQFGVGVEPISAAELKAAISGHWGTAGNLLKAFWSKIAGSSVAMLTWMANLVLIPVVTFYLLRDWDVVMARIHDLLPRNTESMVSKLAAECDEIIGAFIRGQLLVMFALAIIYSVGLSMVGLDLALLLGLIAGLASIVPYMGFIVGITAASIACWFQFHEFIALLQVAGVFAVGQMLEGMLLTPLLVGDRIGLHPVAVIFAIMAGGQLAGFTGILLALPVAAVIMVLLRQLHRTYKESDLYTAEEKS, from the coding sequence ATGACGGATTCACAACGGTGGTGGGGTTTTGCCATAGCGGCGCTGGCCATATTTTTAATTTATTTATTGCAGCCGATACTCAGCCCATTTTTAGTGGGTGCATTATTGGCGTATCTGGGCGACCCGTTAGCGGATAGATTAGAAGCGCGGGGTATTGGTCGCACCTTGGCGGTATCGATCGTTTTTGTCGGTTTAACTTTGGTAGTGGCTTTAATGTTACTGCTGACGGTGCCGTTGGTTGGTAAGCAGCTGGATATGCTAGCCACTAAATTACCCCAGTGGTTACATCAGTTTCAGCAGACAGTGTTGCCTTGGGCGCAACAGCAGTTTGGCGTTGGTGTTGAGCCAATTTCTGCCGCAGAATTAAAAGCGGCCATCAGCGGTCACTGGGGCACGGCGGGTAATTTATTAAAAGCCTTTTGGTCGAAAATAGCGGGTTCCAGTGTCGCCATGCTTACCTGGATGGCTAATCTGGTGTTAATACCGGTGGTCACCTTTTATCTTCTACGCGACTGGGATGTGGTGATGGCACGTATTCACGATTTGCTACCGCGCAATACTGAGTCGATGGTAAGCAAATTAGCGGCTGAGTGTGATGAAATTATCGGCGCATTTATTCGTGGCCAGTTATTAGTGATGTTTGCATTAGCAATTATTTACAGCGTGGGGTTGTCCATGGTTGGTCTGGACTTGGCTCTGCTATTGGGGCTGATTGCCGGCTTGGCCAGTATCGTACCTTATATGGGTTTTATTGTTGGCATCACTGCTGCCAGCATCGCCTGTTGGTTTCAGTTTCACGAGTTTATTGCCTTGTTACAAGTGGCAGGAGTGTTTGCTGTTGGCCAGATGTTAGAGGGCATGTTGCTAACGCCGTTACTTGTTGGTGATCGTATTGGCTTACATCCAGTGGCAGTTATTTTCGCCATTATGGCTGGCGGTCAATTGGCCGGCTTTACCGGCATCTTACTTGCACTGCCGGTAGCGGCGGTCATTATGGTGTTGTTACGTCAGTTGCATAGAACGTATAAAGAAAGTGATTTGTATACGGCGGAAGAAAAGTCCTGA
- the sat gene encoding sulfate adenylyltransferase — protein sequence MIKPHGADELKPLFVYDTEKHHALNAEAATLPSLLISSAAAGNAVMLGAGYFTPLSGFMNLADSLSVADTLHTTDGLFWPVPIVNMVSDVSAIGDAKRIALRDPNVEGNPVLAIMDIDAIETVSADQIDMMAQNIFGTLDGDHPGVAAFKGEGNIMLSGAIQVLNFSYFQTDFPDTFRTAVEIRNEMAERGWNKAVAFQTRNPMHRAHEELCRMAQEDLGSDGILIHMLLGKLKPGDIPADVRDACIRKMVEVYFPANTVMITGYGFDMLYAGPREAVLHAVFRQNCGCTHFIVGRDHAGVGDYYGGFDAQTIFDEKVPAGALEIEIYRADHTAYSKKLNKVIMMKDAPDHEKDDFILLSGTKVREMLGNGIAPPPEFSRPECAKILMDYYQSLDA from the coding sequence ATGATTAAACCCCATGGTGCCGACGAACTAAAACCATTATTCGTCTATGACACAGAAAAACACCACGCTTTAAATGCAGAAGCCGCCACTTTGCCATCATTGCTAATCAGTTCAGCTGCTGCCGGTAATGCCGTTATGTTGGGTGCTGGATACTTTACACCGTTAAGCGGTTTTATGAATCTGGCTGATTCTTTGTCAGTGGCTGATACGCTTCACACCACTGACGGACTATTCTGGCCGGTGCCTATCGTCAACATGGTTAGTGATGTCAGTGCTATCGGCGATGCCAAGCGTATCGCTCTGCGCGACCCTAACGTTGAAGGCAACCCTGTGCTGGCGATTATGGATATCGATGCGATTGAAACAGTAAGTGCAGATCAAATCGATATGATGGCGCAAAATATTTTCGGTACTCTGGATGGCGATCACCCCGGTGTTGCAGCTTTTAAAGGCGAAGGCAATATCATGTTGTCTGGTGCTATTCAGGTATTGAATTTCAGTTATTTCCAAACTGACTTCCCGGATACCTTCCGCACCGCAGTTGAAATCCGTAATGAAATGGCTGAACGTGGTTGGAATAAAGCTGTTGCTTTCCAGACCCGTAACCCAATGCACCGCGCTCACGAAGAACTGTGCCGCATGGCGCAGGAAGATCTGGGCAGCGACGGTATTTTGATTCACATGTTGCTGGGCAAATTGAAGCCTGGTGATATTCCAGCCGACGTGCGTGATGCCTGTATTCGTAAAATGGTTGAGGTGTATTTCCCCGCTAATACCGTGATGATCACTGGTTACGGCTTTGATATGTTATATGCCGGTCCTCGCGAAGCGGTACTGCATGCAGTCTTCCGTCAAAACTGTGGCTGTACTCACTTTATTGTGGGCCGTGACCACGCTGGTGTTGGCGATTACTACGGTGGTTTTGACGCGCAGACCATCTTTGATGAAAAAGTACCTGCAGGGGCTTTGGAAATTGAAATCTATCGTGCCGATCACACCGCTTATTCCAAGAAGTTGAATAAAGTGATCATGATGAAAGATGCACCTGATCATGAAAAAGACGACTTTATCTTATTGTCAGGTACCAAGGTGCGTGAAATGTTAGGTAACGGTATTGCGCCGCCACCTGAATTTTCGCGCCCTGAATGCGCCAAGATTCTGATGGATTACTATCAAAGTCTGGATGCTTAA
- a CDS encoding MFS transporter — protein MWIVLFVVLLDIVGFGIIIPIFPFHAANLGAGPGMITLCLALYSGAVFIATPVLGRLSDRYGRKPIMAISLLGAVIGYVILAYAETIFMVAFSRVFSGVMAGNFSAAQAYVTDSTSDQDRAKYMGLLGAVMGLGFVIGPAIGSWLGGDSFTDANFVAPALVAAGLSLAAFFALIFFVKESLPKHVRQQVSTQKRPGLLQSIAAIRHRYLLVVLISCGSLYQLASGFYESIFPLWAEAFAIIEGPNGMLPMLLASGMSYVITSAVLIGPLTKRFSERHLMMVAALTMAATCYGITIAGNYGSALWVTLLMMLLSMSAGIIMICAQALVSRCAAEHERGMVLGVYSAAGMLARTITTALSGVMFGQLHYHSPYFAAAITAMVLCWMAFILVRFQPATGALLEDLPAN, from the coding sequence GTGTGGATTGTGTTGTTTGTGGTGTTACTGGATATCGTTGGTTTCGGTATCATCATTCCTATATTTCCTTTCCATGCTGCTAATTTAGGGGCTGGGCCGGGAATGATTACGCTCTGTCTGGCGCTTTATAGCGGCGCAGTGTTTATCGCTACTCCGGTATTGGGGCGTTTAAGCGATCGCTATGGTCGCAAGCCTATTATGGCCATTAGTTTATTAGGTGCGGTTATCGGTTATGTTATTTTGGCGTATGCAGAAACCATTTTTATGGTGGCGTTCTCCAGAGTTTTTAGTGGCGTTATGGCGGGCAATTTTTCTGCGGCACAGGCCTATGTCACTGATAGCACTAGTGATCAGGATCGCGCTAAATATATGGGATTATTAGGGGCGGTGATGGGGCTTGGCTTTGTTATTGGTCCGGCAATTGGGAGTTGGTTGGGTGGTGATTCCTTTACTGACGCCAACTTTGTAGCGCCAGCGTTAGTTGCCGCGGGCTTATCGTTGGCAGCTTTTTTTGCGTTAATTTTTTTCGTAAAAGAAAGTTTACCCAAGCATGTGCGGCAGCAGGTAAGCACTCAAAAAAGGCCTGGGTTGCTGCAGTCAATTGCTGCTATTCGCCACCGTTATTTATTAGTCGTGCTGATCAGTTGTGGCAGCTTGTATCAGTTGGCCAGTGGTTTTTATGAATCGATATTTCCATTGTGGGCTGAAGCGTTTGCAATTATTGAGGGGCCTAATGGCATGTTGCCAATGTTATTAGCCAGCGGTATGAGCTATGTGATTACCTCGGCGGTACTGATAGGTCCATTGACCAAGCGATTTAGCGAGCGGCATTTAATGATGGTCGCTGCGCTGACGATGGCGGCGACATGTTACGGTATCACGATCGCGGGAAATTATGGCAGTGCTTTGTGGGTGACACTATTGATGATGTTGTTATCGATGAGTGCCGGGATAATAATGATCTGCGCACAAGCGCTAGTGTCGCGCTGTGCTGCGGAACATGAGCGCGGGATGGTGTTAGGCGTCTATTCTGCTGCGGGCATGTTGGCGCGTACTATTACTACCGCATTGTCCGGGGTAATGTTTGGGCAATTGCATTACCACAGTCCTTATTTTGCAGCCGCAATTACTGCAATGGTGTTGTGTTGGATGGCCTTTATTTTGGTGCGTTTTCAACCGGCCACGGGAGCCCTGCTCGAGGACTTGCCTGCGAATTAG
- a CDS encoding phytanoyl-CoA dioxygenase family protein, whose product MAASTEECGAGRRLNSVANLINNYQRQGFVIVPALFADAEMDAIEPIILRAHQAWIEHHQQHYQQTAVNSAGLSHRNFLSDDERLTLFQFIADDRLVGILADIVAGPLFFANTQLFFNPANAQQKNYWHRDIQYGDFSMAQQQQMLAEQILLHFRLPLRDETGIQLIPGTHRRWDNEQEYRVRMGAAGYSVSDDLPAAETIRLRRGDLLVFSAGMIHRGLYSDDRLAFDICCGGHSPQFSSQGDLDCFPDTAMLEKISNRSLYTNAINAILES is encoded by the coding sequence ATGGCAGCGAGTACCGAAGAGTGTGGGGCAGGGAGGCGGTTAAATAGCGTGGCTAATTTGATTAATAATTATCAGCGGCAGGGTTTTGTTATCGTGCCTGCGTTATTTGCTGATGCTGAGATGGATGCCATTGAGCCAATTATACTCAGGGCGCATCAGGCATGGATTGAGCACCACCAGCAACATTATCAACAAACAGCCGTTAATAGCGCAGGGCTAAGTCATCGTAATTTTTTATCAGATGATGAGCGCTTGACCTTATTTCAATTTATTGCCGACGATAGGTTGGTGGGAATATTGGCAGATATTGTTGCTGGCCCCCTGTTTTTTGCCAATACCCAGTTATTTTTTAATCCAGCAAACGCGCAGCAAAAAAATTACTGGCACCGGGATATTCAATACGGTGATTTTTCGATGGCGCAACAGCAGCAGATGTTAGCCGAGCAAATCTTATTGCATTTTCGCTTACCTTTACGCGATGAAACCGGAATACAGCTGATCCCTGGGACTCATCGGCGCTGGGATAATGAGCAGGAGTACCGTGTTCGTATGGGCGCGGCAGGTTATAGTGTAAGCGATGATTTGCCAGCAGCAGAAACAATACGTTTGCGGCGCGGCGATTTGCTGGTTTTTTCTGCGGGGATGATTCATCGGGGTTTGTACAGCGACGACCGATTAGCTTTTGATATTTGCTGTGGTGGTCATAGTCCACAGTTTTCAAGTCAGGGAGATTTAGATTGTTTCCCGGATACGGCGATGCTTGAAAAAATTAGTAATCGGTCACTTTATACTAATGCTATTAACGCCATATTGGAAAGTTAG
- a CDS encoding DUF3108 domain-containing protein, translated as MKSYLPAAFNILSRKLQLTALLLATSALTNQACAEYELSPYKASYNAKISGINAELQQTLTPANKQQWRMHSEVSALFITIDEEALFSLKNDTVTPHTYQYTNPLNSKRNSNLVFNPSGKNVNNTLISRPPFAIPASAQDKLSFQTQLRLDLSNDPTFKQKDYALVEAKRVKTYTLKVLAEETITTPAGTFKAVKLEQRRDNNEEYSLIWLAVEHEYFVLRIERIEEGETEFLIDLKAAEIAGEKI; from the coding sequence ATGAAGAGCTATCTACCGGCGGCTTTCAATATACTAAGCCGTAAACTCCAACTTACCGCCCTACTGCTGGCAACTTCTGCGTTGACCAATCAAGCTTGCGCTGAATATGAGTTAAGTCCTTATAAAGCCAGCTATAACGCAAAAATCAGTGGCATTAACGCAGAGCTACAACAAACACTAACGCCAGCGAACAAACAGCAATGGCGAATGCATAGCGAAGTGTCTGCGCTTTTTATTACTATCGATGAAGAGGCACTATTCAGCCTCAAGAACGATACTGTTACTCCTCATACTTATCAATATACCAATCCACTAAACAGCAAGCGCAACAGCAATCTGGTTTTTAATCCCAGCGGTAAAAACGTTAACAACACCCTTATTTCAAGGCCACCTTTTGCTATACCTGCTAGCGCACAGGATAAACTGAGCTTTCAAACCCAGCTACGCCTGGACCTCAGCAACGACCCAACATTCAAGCAAAAAGATTACGCGCTGGTAGAAGCCAAGCGAGTTAAAACCTACACACTAAAAGTGTTAGCTGAAGAAACCATTACCACTCCTGCGGGGACGTTTAAAGCAGTAAAACTGGAACAGCGACGGGATAACAATGAAGAATACTCACTTATTTGGCTTGCTGTTGAGCATGAGTATTTTGTGCTGCGGATAGAGCGTATCGAAGAGGGAGAGACCGAGTTTCTTATTGACTTAAAAGCGGCTGAAATTGCAGGGGAGAAAATATAA
- the purM gene encoding phosphoribosylformylglycinamidine cyclo-ligase, giving the protein MSDQSSKPSTTSLSYKDAGVDIEAGNALVERIKDVAKRTRRPEVMAGLGGFGALCELPSGYKQPVLVSGTDGVGTKLRLAMDLGIHDTIGIDLVAMCVNDLIVAGAEPLFFLDYYATGKLNVDTAAAVVTGIGAGCELSGCSLVGGETAEMPGMYEGEDYDLAGFCVGVVEKSEIIDGSKVASGDTLIGIASSGPHSNGYSLIRKIIEVSNADLNQDLGGQTLAQALMAPTRIYVKPILQLLKDTAVNALCHITGGGLQENIPRVLPENCKAVIDTQSWQQPAVFKWLQQNGNVDPIEMYRTFNCGVGLIIAVPNATTEQTLAMLKTLGEEAWVIGHIADASADEAQVELQGL; this is encoded by the coding sequence ATGAGCGATCAGAGCAGCAAACCGTCCACTACATCCCTCAGCTACAAGGACGCTGGCGTTGATATTGAAGCCGGTAACGCACTGGTTGAACGCATCAAAGATGTGGCCAAACGTACCCGTCGCCCCGAAGTCATGGCTGGTCTCGGCGGCTTTGGCGCGCTGTGTGAATTACCCAGCGGCTATAAACAGCCGGTATTAGTCTCCGGCACTGATGGTGTCGGTACCAAATTACGGCTGGCAATGGACCTGGGTATTCACGACACGATTGGTATTGACCTGGTTGCAATGTGCGTTAACGACTTAATTGTTGCCGGTGCCGAGCCCTTATTCTTTCTCGACTATTACGCCACGGGTAAACTCAATGTCGACACTGCTGCCGCAGTAGTTACCGGCATTGGTGCTGGCTGTGAATTATCAGGCTGCTCGCTGGTTGGCGGTGAAACGGCAGAAATGCCCGGTATGTACGAAGGTGAAGACTACGACCTCGCTGGTTTTTGTGTCGGCGTCGTCGAAAAATCAGAGATTATAGATGGCAGCAAAGTTGCGAGTGGTGACACCCTGATTGGTATCGCCTCCTCGGGGCCACACTCCAATGGCTATTCTTTAATTCGTAAAATTATTGAAGTCAGCAATGCCGACCTCAATCAGGATCTGGGTGGCCAAACCCTGGCCCAAGCCCTGATGGCACCGACCCGTATTTATGTTAAACCCATCCTGCAATTACTGAAAGACACAGCCGTCAACGCGCTATGCCACATCACTGGCGGTGGCTTGCAGGAAAATATTCCGCGGGTCTTACCCGAAAACTGCAAAGCGGTTATCGATACGCAAAGCTGGCAACAGCCTGCAGTGTTTAAATGGCTGCAGCAAAACGGCAATGTCGACCCAATAGAAATGTACCGCACCTTCAACTGCGGCGTAGGCCTGATTATCGCGGTACCCAACGCCACTACCGAGCAAACGTTAGCCATGTTAAAGACGCTTGGAGAAGAGGCCTGGGTCATTGGTCATATTGCCGATGCCAGCGCCGATGAAGCACAGGTTGAGTTACAAGGGCTGTAA
- the purN gene encoding phosphoribosylglycinamide formyltransferase: MANSSSGTSVKCRLVILISGSGSNLQSFIDAAISGDLNADIAAVVCNRPGAYGLERAANAGIATELIDHTLYDSRDSFDAELVQRIDRFTPDLIILAGFMRILTPSFVQHYHGRLLNIHPSLLPKYPGLHTHQRALDAGDDKAGATVHFVTEQLDGGPAIIQASIDISEQDTADDIAKRVLVQEHQIYPLAAQWFAEGRLTLRDNRALLDNEELSTGGFQYTKP, encoded by the coding sequence ATGGCTAACTCTAGCTCTGGGACCAGCGTAAAATGCCGTCTGGTCATTCTTATTTCAGGCAGCGGCTCCAACTTACAATCCTTTATTGATGCGGCTATATCAGGGGATTTAAATGCGGACATTGCCGCTGTGGTCTGCAATCGCCCCGGCGCTTATGGGCTGGAACGCGCCGCCAATGCTGGCATCGCCACCGAACTGATCGATCACACCCTTTACGACAGCCGCGATAGCTTTGATGCCGAACTAGTGCAACGCATCGATCGTTTCACCCCGGACCTGATTATCCTCGCTGGCTTTATGCGCATCCTTACGCCGTCATTTGTGCAACATTATCACGGTCGCTTATTGAACATTCACCCGTCTTTGTTGCCCAAGTATCCAGGTCTGCATACACATCAGCGCGCACTGGATGCCGGCGACGATAAAGCGGGAGCTACGGTTCATTTTGTTACTGAACAACTGGATGGCGGCCCAGCTATTATTCAAGCCAGTATCGATATCAGTGAGCAAGATACTGCTGATGACATTGCCAAACGGGTATTGGTACAAGAGCACCAAATTTACCCGCTAGCGGCGCAGTGGTTTGCTGAAGGTCGCTTAACTCTCAGGGACAACAGGGCATTACTCGACAATGAAGAGCTATCTACCGGCGGCTTTCAATATACTAAGCCGTAA
- the chrA gene encoding chromate efflux transporter translates to MSETPIKTPIKTEVSTAGSGSVVEVFMAFLKLGLTSFGGPVAHLGYFHKELVEHRGWVSESHFSQLLALCQFLPGPASSQLGFALGLLRAGWLGAIAAFVAFTLPSALLLVFFAWLLPSIPEGNADAAIHGLKLLACAVVADAVWVMAKKLCPDWYRRGLALVATTVLVLIVSVWAQLLVVVAGAVAGMIFCRQTVSSMQPIIQLPYGRRFGLVLLVLFLLCLGLAFVPAEFGLVAIARTFYQAGAMVFGGGHVVLPLLESSVVVSGWVSAENFLAGYGAAQVIPGPMFAFAGYLGASIPTAHASGLGAGWPCCLCFYPAYY, encoded by the coding sequence ATGTCCGAAACACCAATCAAAACTCCAATTAAAACCGAAGTATCAACGGCCGGTTCTGGCAGTGTTGTCGAGGTTTTCATGGCCTTTCTCAAATTAGGTTTAACCTCGTTTGGTGGCCCCGTTGCCCATTTGGGTTATTTCCATAAGGAGTTAGTCGAGCATCGAGGGTGGGTGAGCGAAAGTCACTTCAGTCAGTTGTTAGCACTTTGTCAGTTTTTGCCGGGGCCTGCTAGCAGTCAGTTGGGTTTTGCACTGGGTTTGTTACGGGCAGGTTGGTTAGGAGCTATTGCTGCATTTGTGGCTTTTACGCTGCCTTCCGCGTTGTTGTTGGTGTTTTTTGCATGGCTGTTGCCGTCAATACCAGAGGGTAATGCCGATGCGGCGATTCATGGCTTGAAGTTGTTGGCGTGTGCGGTAGTGGCTGATGCCGTGTGGGTGATGGCTAAAAAGCTGTGCCCGGATTGGTATCGCCGAGGTTTAGCGTTAGTGGCTACAACAGTCCTGGTGTTAATAGTTAGTGTGTGGGCGCAGCTACTAGTAGTAGTTGCAGGTGCAGTTGCAGGCATGATTTTTTGCCGGCAGACGGTCAGCAGCATGCAGCCAATAATTCAGCTTCCTTATGGTCGTCGTTTTGGTTTGGTGTTATTGGTGTTATTTCTATTGTGTTTAGGATTAGCTTTTGTTCCGGCAGAATTTGGCTTAGTGGCTATCGCCCGGACGTTTTATCAGGCCGGCGCGATGGTATTTGGTGGGGGGCATGTAGTATTGCCGCTGCTGGAAAGCTCTGTGGTAGTTTCAGGTTGGGTAAGTGCTGAAAATTTTCTGGCTGGTTATGGTGCGGCACAAGTTATTCCTGGGCCAATGTTTGCGTTTGCCGGCTATCTCGGTGCAAGTATTCCCACGGCACATGCAAGTGGCTTAGGTGCCGGGTGGCCTTGCTGTTTATGTTTTTACCCGGCTTATTATTAG